Proteins co-encoded in one Rhopalosiphum maidis isolate BTI-1 chromosome 2, ASM367621v3, whole genome shotgun sequence genomic window:
- the LOC113552507 gene encoding juvenile hormone acid O-methyltransferase-like: MFLPSKQYIKNNSLQRKNAEDTCNTYIQRMVWKSNEIILDIGCGPGDVTSDILYPLLMKNINQLIGVDKSIEMVEYAKKTYECSKMGFEVLDIENVNDCSFYSNRFNKYFHFSAFIGFIINLIPCVIYI; this comes from the exons atgtttttaccttCGA agcagtatattaaaaataatagtcttCAACGGAAAAATGCCGAGGATAcctgtaatacatatatacaaagaATGGTTTGGAaatctaatgaaataattttagacaTAGGATGTGGACCAGGCGATGTAACCTCAGATATACTTTATCCTTTATTAATGAAGAATATCAATCAGTTG atTGGTGTTGATAAATCAATAGAAATGGTAGAATATgctaaaaaaacatatgaatGCTCTAAGATGGGCTTCGAAGTTCTGGATATTGAAAATGTCAATGACTGTTCTTTTTATTCGAAtagatttaacaaatattttcatttttctgcTTTCATTGGATTCATAATAAACCTGATACCTTGTGTAATCTACatttaa